In the Populus trichocarpa isolate Nisqually-1 chromosome 1, P.trichocarpa_v4.1, whole genome shotgun sequence genome, one interval contains:
- the LOC7455752 gene encoding formate--tetrahydrofolate ligase isoform X1, which translates to MSASKTLRKLEVVSPVPADIDIANSVEPFHISEIAKELNLSPKHYDLYGKYKAKVLLPVLDELEGSGDGYYVVVGGITPTPLGEGKSTTTVGLCQAMGAFLDKKVATCLRQPSQGPTFGIKGGAAGGGYSQVIPMDEFNLHLTGDIHAITAANNLLAAAIDTRIFHESTQSDKALLNRLCPPNKEGKRSFSDIMFRRLKRLGISKTKPEELTPQEVKKFARLDIDPASITWRRVMDVNDRFLRKITVGQGPEEKGMVRETGFDISVASEIMAVLALTTSLADMRERLGKMVIGNSKAGDPVTADDLGVGGALTVLMKDAINPTLMQTLEGTPVLVHAGPFANIAHGNSSIVADKIALKLVGPGGFVVTEAGFGSDIGTEKFMNIKCRYSGLTPQCAVIVATIRALKMHGGGPEVVAGKPLDRAYTTENVSLVEAGCVNLARHISNTKAYGVNVVVAVNMFATDSEAELNAVRNAALTAGAYDAVVCTHHAHGGKGAVELGIAVQKACGNVTQPLKFLYSLDISIKEKIEAIARSYGASGVEYSEQAEKQIEMYSRQGFSGLPICMAKTQYSFSHQASEKGAPTGFVLPIRDVRASIGAGFIYPLVGTMSTMPGLPTRPCFYDIDLDTATGKVIGLS; encoded by the exons atgagtGCATCAAAAACGTTGAGGAAGTTGGAGGTGGTGTCACCAGTACCAGCTGACATAGACATTGCTAACTCAGTGGAACCTTTTCACATATCTGAGATTGCTAAAGAGCTGAATCTTAGCCCTAAACATTATGATCTTTATGGAAAATACAAGGCCAAG GTATTATTGCCTGTGCTTGATGAGCTTGAAGGATCAGGAGATGGGTACTATGTGGTGGTTGGAGGGATTACTCCTACACCACTTGGAGAAGGAAAGTCCACTACTACTGTTGGCCTCTGTCAGGCTATGGGTGCATTTCTTGATAAAAAG GTTGCTACCTGCCTTCGTCAACCATCACAAGGACCGACTTTTGGAATAAAAGGGGGTGCAGCTGGTGGTGGTTATAGTCAAGTTATTCCAATGGATGAATTCAATCTTCACCTAACAGGAGATATTCATGCAATAACAGCTGCAAATAATCTCCTAGCAGCTGCTATTGATACCCGGATTTTCCATGAGTCTACACAATCAGACAAGGCTCTTTTAAACCGCTTATGCCCACCGAACAAAGAAGGAAAACGAAGCTTTAGTGACATAATGTTTCGGCGTCTGAAGAGGCTTGGTATCTCCAAGACCAAGCCTGAGGAACTCACACCacaagaagtaaaaaaatttgcaaGGCTTGATATTGACCCAGCTTCGATAACATGGAGGAGAGTAATGGATGTCAATGACAGGTTTTTGAGAAAGATTACTGTTGGACAAGGTCCTGAAGAAAAAGGGATGGTGAGAGAAACAGGATTTGATATATCTGTAGCTAGTGAGATAATGGCAGTTTTGGCCCTCACAACATCTCTAGCTGATATGAGAGAGAGGCTTGGTAAAATGGTGATTGGCAATAGCAAGGCCGGGGACCCTGTGACAGCTGATGATCTTGGTGTTGGAGGTGCCTTGACTGTACTGATGAAGGATGCTATCAACCCTACTTTAATGCAGACTCTTGAAGGAACTCCTGTTCTTGTTCATGCTGGTCCTTTTGCGAACATTGCTCATGGAAATTCTTCCATCGTGGCCGATAAGATTGCACTGAAGCTGGTGGGACCGGGTGGGTTTGTGGTCACAGAAGCAGGTTTTGGTTCTGATATTGGAACTGAAAAGTTCATGAACATAAAGTGCCGATACAGCGGTTTGACTCCTCAGTGTGCTGTTATTGTTGCAACAATTAGGGCCCTGAAAATGCATGGTGGTGGGCCAGAAGTGGTTGCTGGGAAGCCTCTTGACCGTGCCTACACAACTGAGAATGTGTCTTTGGTTGAAGCCGGTTGTGTGAATTTAGCTAGGCATATTTCTAACACCAAGGCTTATGGTGTaaatgttgttgttgctgtGAACATGTTTGCAACTGATTCAGAAGCAGAACTTAATGCTGTCAGAAATGCAGCTTTGACTGCTGGGGCATATGATGCTGTTGTCTGTACACACCATGCTCATGGTGGGAAAGGAGCA GTGGAACTTGGAATTGCAGTTCAAAAGGCATGTGGGAATGTGACACAGccattaaagtttttatattcCTTGGACATTagtattaaagagaaaatagagGCAATAGCAAGGTCATATGGTGCTAGTGGTGTCGAATACTCAGAGCAG GCTgagaaacaaattgagatgtaCAGCAGGCAAGGGTTCTCTGGTCTGCCGATCTGCATGGCTAAAACCCAGTATTCATTTTCACACCAAGCGTCTGAGAAAGGAGCCCCCACTGGATTTGTTTTGCCAATAAGAGATGTCAGGGCTAGCATCGGTGCTGGTTTCATCTATCCTTTGGTTGGGACTATGAGTACCATGCCAGGACTTCCAACAAGGCCTTGCTTTTATGACATTGATCTGGACACTGCCACCGGCAAGGTTATTGGTCTCTCTTAA
- the LOC7455752 gene encoding formate--tetrahydrofolate ligase isoform X2, protein MSVVATCLRQPSQGPTFGIKGGAAGGGYSQVIPMDEFNLHLTGDIHAITAANNLLAAAIDTRIFHESTQSDKALLNRLCPPNKEGKRSFSDIMFRRLKRLGISKTKPEELTPQEVKKFARLDIDPASITWRRVMDVNDRFLRKITVGQGPEEKGMVRETGFDISVASEIMAVLALTTSLADMRERLGKMVIGNSKAGDPVTADDLGVGGALTVLMKDAINPTLMQTLEGTPVLVHAGPFANIAHGNSSIVADKIALKLVGPGGFVVTEAGFGSDIGTEKFMNIKCRYSGLTPQCAVIVATIRALKMHGGGPEVVAGKPLDRAYTTENVSLVEAGCVNLARHISNTKAYGVNVVVAVNMFATDSEAELNAVRNAALTAGAYDAVVCTHHAHGGKGAVELGIAVQKACGNVTQPLKFLYSLDISIKEKIEAIARSYGASGVEYSEQAEKQIEMYSRQGFSGLPICMAKTQYSFSHQASEKGAPTGFVLPIRDVRASIGAGFIYPLVGTMSTMPGLPTRPCFYDIDLDTATGKVIGLS, encoded by the exons ATGTCAGTG GTTGCTACCTGCCTTCGTCAACCATCACAAGGACCGACTTTTGGAATAAAAGGGGGTGCAGCTGGTGGTGGTTATAGTCAAGTTATTCCAATGGATGAATTCAATCTTCACCTAACAGGAGATATTCATGCAATAACAGCTGCAAATAATCTCCTAGCAGCTGCTATTGATACCCGGATTTTCCATGAGTCTACACAATCAGACAAGGCTCTTTTAAACCGCTTATGCCCACCGAACAAAGAAGGAAAACGAAGCTTTAGTGACATAATGTTTCGGCGTCTGAAGAGGCTTGGTATCTCCAAGACCAAGCCTGAGGAACTCACACCacaagaagtaaaaaaatttgcaaGGCTTGATATTGACCCAGCTTCGATAACATGGAGGAGAGTAATGGATGTCAATGACAGGTTTTTGAGAAAGATTACTGTTGGACAAGGTCCTGAAGAAAAAGGGATGGTGAGAGAAACAGGATTTGATATATCTGTAGCTAGTGAGATAATGGCAGTTTTGGCCCTCACAACATCTCTAGCTGATATGAGAGAGAGGCTTGGTAAAATGGTGATTGGCAATAGCAAGGCCGGGGACCCTGTGACAGCTGATGATCTTGGTGTTGGAGGTGCCTTGACTGTACTGATGAAGGATGCTATCAACCCTACTTTAATGCAGACTCTTGAAGGAACTCCTGTTCTTGTTCATGCTGGTCCTTTTGCGAACATTGCTCATGGAAATTCTTCCATCGTGGCCGATAAGATTGCACTGAAGCTGGTGGGACCGGGTGGGTTTGTGGTCACAGAAGCAGGTTTTGGTTCTGATATTGGAACTGAAAAGTTCATGAACATAAAGTGCCGATACAGCGGTTTGACTCCTCAGTGTGCTGTTATTGTTGCAACAATTAGGGCCCTGAAAATGCATGGTGGTGGGCCAGAAGTGGTTGCTGGGAAGCCTCTTGACCGTGCCTACACAACTGAGAATGTGTCTTTGGTTGAAGCCGGTTGTGTGAATTTAGCTAGGCATATTTCTAACACCAAGGCTTATGGTGTaaatgttgttgttgctgtGAACATGTTTGCAACTGATTCAGAAGCAGAACTTAATGCTGTCAGAAATGCAGCTTTGACTGCTGGGGCATATGATGCTGTTGTCTGTACACACCATGCTCATGGTGGGAAAGGAGCA GTGGAACTTGGAATTGCAGTTCAAAAGGCATGTGGGAATGTGACACAGccattaaagtttttatattcCTTGGACATTagtattaaagagaaaatagagGCAATAGCAAGGTCATATGGTGCTAGTGGTGTCGAATACTCAGAGCAG GCTgagaaacaaattgagatgtaCAGCAGGCAAGGGTTCTCTGGTCTGCCGATCTGCATGGCTAAAACCCAGTATTCATTTTCACACCAAGCGTCTGAGAAAGGAGCCCCCACTGGATTTGTTTTGCCAATAAGAGATGTCAGGGCTAGCATCGGTGCTGGTTTCATCTATCCTTTGGTTGGGACTATGAGTACCATGCCAGGACTTCCAACAAGGCCTTGCTTTTATGACATTGATCTGGACACTGCCACCGGCAAGGTTATTGGTCTCTCTTAA
- the LOC7455752 gene encoding formate--tetrahydrofolate ligase isoform X3: protein MYSRQGFSGLPICMAKTQYSFSHQASEKGAPTGFVLPIRDVRASIGAGFIYPLVGTMSTMPGLPTRPCFYDIDLDTATGKVIGLS, encoded by the coding sequence atgtaCAGCAGGCAAGGGTTCTCTGGTCTGCCGATCTGCATGGCTAAAACCCAGTATTCATTTTCACACCAAGCGTCTGAGAAAGGAGCCCCCACTGGATTTGTTTTGCCAATAAGAGATGTCAGGGCTAGCATCGGTGCTGGTTTCATCTATCCTTTGGTTGGGACTATGAGTACCATGCCAGGACTTCCAACAAGGCCTTGCTTTTATGACATTGATCTGGACACTGCCACCGGCAAGGTTATTGGTCTCTCTTAA
- the LOC7483268 gene encoding protein trichome birefringence-like 1 — MTDSSLPISSAKHRLLTKSADTSKPNFIPFTGRKSLSFAFGFTFIFIPSTFLLLYIQSFSGYSFPFSSLISHFLSNSSSLSHQHHTLLHVPNESPLADAKYGVHSLSQEYNLTSEKSPLLSAGLNDTVAQHGKVDAGNDSHGEEEQYALKRENGDKKRAVEKERVESNVLALDSKGRDRNTKIEKWVRKMEQCNWFDGKWGKDDSYPIFAPGSCPHIDEPFNCFINGRLDSEYQKYRWQPRHCNIPRMNGKIMLEMLRGKRLVFVGDSLNRNMWESLVCILRNSVEDKSKVFEASGREEFRSESSYSFIFEDYNSSVEFFQSPFLVQEWEMEGKNGSKKETLRLDMLERSSDNYKTADVLIFNSGHWWTHEKTLDGRGYYQEGSHVYSQLNVDKAFRKALRTWARWVETKTDPFKTLVFFRGYSVSHFRGGEWDSGGKCDSETKPLMEETYFEEDPPMVKILESTLKRMKTPVFYLNVTRMTNFRRDAHPSVYREQNMTEEGRSLSRVQDCSHWCLPGVPDTWNEIVYSHLLFKHKQKELKQQQQRLVHNSMRLH, encoded by the exons ATGACAGATTCATCATTACCAATATCTTCAGCAAAACACCGTCTACTCACGAAATCTGCAGACACATCAAAGCCTAATTTCATTCCTTTCACAGGAAGAAAAAGTTTGTCATTTGCTTTTGGATTCACGTTTATCTTTATACCATCCACTTTTCTCTTGCTCTATATTCAATCATTTTCTGGCTATTCCTTCCCTTTTTCTTCCCTTATCTCTCACTTTCTCTCAAATTCTTCATCTCTTTCTCACCAACACCACACCCTTCTTCATGTTCCCAACGAATCTCCGttagctgatgctaaatatggGGTTCATTCTTTGTCTCAAGAATACAATCTCACGTCTGAAAAGAGCCCTTTATTAAGTGCTGGTTTAAATGACACTGTAGCACAACATGGGAAGGTGGATGCAGGAAATGATTCTCATGGTGAGGAGGAGCAGTATGCtttgaagagagaaaatggGGATAAAAAAAGGGCtgtggagaaagagagagttgaaAGCAATGTGCTGGCATTGGATTCAAAAGGGAGAGATAGGAACACGAAAATTGAGAAATGGGTGAGGAAAATGGAGCAGTGCAATTGGTTTGATGGGAAATGGGGGAAGGATGATTCTTACCCTATATTTGCACCAGGATCTTGTCCTCATATTGATGAacctttcaattgttttattaatgGAAGGCTTGATAGTGAGTATCAAAAATATAGATGGCAACCAAGGCATTGCAATATCCCGAG GATGAATGGTAAGATTATGTTGGAGATGTTAAGAGGGAAGAGATTAGTCTTTGTCGGTGATTCTCTCAATAGGAACATGTGGGAATCTCTGGTTTGTATTCTTCGAAATTCGGTGGAAGACAAGTCTAAAGTATTCGAAGCCTCTGGCAGAGAAGAATTTCGATCGGAGAGTTCTTACTCTTTCATATTCGAA GATTACAATTCCTCGGTGGAATTCTTTCAATCACCATTTCTTGTTCAAGAATGGGAAATGGAAGGTAAAAATGGATCAAAGAAGGAAACTCTCCGCCTTGATATGCTTGAGAGATCATCCGACAATTACAAAACTGCAGATGTTCTGATATTCAACTCTGGACATTGGTGGACTCATGAGAAAACTTTGGACGG GAGGGGTTACTATCAAGAAGGTAGCCATGTCTACAGTCAACTGAATGTCGACAAGGCATTTCGGAAAGCTTTGAGAACATGGGCTAGATGGGTGGAAACAAAGACGGATCCGTTCAAGACCCTTGTTTTCTTCAGGGGATATTCTGTTTCTCATTTTAG AGGTGGAGAGTGGGATTCTGGTGGGAAATGTGACAGTGAGACCAAGCCGCTTATGGAGGAGACTTATTTTGAAGAAGATCCCCCAATGGTGAAGATTCTGGAATCGACACTCAAGCGTATGAAGACACCAGTATTCTATCTAAACGTTACAAGAATGACTAATTTCCGGAGGGACGCACATCCTTCAGTATATAGGGAGCAAAATATGACTGAAGAGGGGAGGTCATTGTCGAGAGTCCAAGATTGCAGTCATTGGTGTCTCCCTGGGGTTCCTGATACATGGAATGAGATCGTGTACAGTCATTTGCTCTTCAAACATAAGCAGAAGGAActaaagcagcagcagcagcgtcTGGTACACAATTCAATGAGACTCCATTAA
- the LOC7483269 gene encoding peroxidase A2 has product MHLSKAIVAAFFSVVLLRGTLAYGQLTPTFYDQTCPNVSSIIRNVITETLVSDPRIGASLIRLHFHDCFVNGCDGSLLLDNTDTIVSEKEAGGNNNSARGFEVVDTMKALLESACPATVSCADILTIAAEESVVLAGGPNWTVPLGRRDSTTASRDAANAFLPAPSLTLDQLRESFTNVSLNNNSDLVALSGAHTFGRAKCSTLDFRLYDFNSTGAPDPSLDTTLLAALQELCPPGGNRSVITDLDPTTPDVFDSNYYSNLQGNRGLLQTDQELFSTPGADDVIALVNAFSANQTAFFESFVESMIRMGNLSPLTGTEGEIRLNCRVVNANLAGPDSMLVSSI; this is encoded by the exons ATGCATCTTTCTAAGGCTATAGTTGCAGCTTTTTTCTCTGTAGTTTTGCTTAGAGGAACATTGGCTTATGGCCAGCTTACTCCAACATTTTATGACCAGACATGTCCAAATGTGAGCAGCATTATCCGTAATGTCATTACGGAGACATTGGTATCCGATCCTCGGATTGGAGCCAGCCTCATCAGGCTCCACTTCCATGACTGCTTTGTTAAT ggcTGTGATGGTTCGCTTTTGTTGGACAATACTGATACTATAGTGAGCGAAAAGGAAGCCGGAGGGAACAACAACTCTGCAAGAGGTTTTGAAGTTGTTGATACAATGAAGGCTTTGTTGGAGAGTGCCTGTCCTGCTACTGTTTCCTGTGCTGATATACTCACTATTGCAGCTGAAGAATCTGTTGTCTTG GCAGGAGGTCCAAATTGGACAGTTCCATTAGGAAGAAGAGATAGTACAACAGCAAGCCGAGATGCAGCAAATGCTTTCCTTCCGGCCCCTTCTCTCACCCTTGATCAACTCAGAGAGAGCTTCACTAATGTCAgccttaataataatagtgatttgGTAGCTCTATCTG GTGCTCACACATTTGGAAGGGCAAAATGTTCTACGCTCGACTTCCGATTGTATGATTTCAACAGCACCGGTGCTCCTGACCCATCGTTGGACACAACTCTTCTAGCAGCTCTTCAGGAATTATGTCCTCCAGGTGGAAATAGGAGTGTGATAACAGATCTTGATCCCACAACACCTGATGTCTTTGACAGTAACTACTACTCCAATCTGCAAGGTAACCGAGGCCTGCTTCAGACTGATCAAGAACTGTTTTCAACTCCTGGGGCAGATGATGTCATTGCACTTGTTAACGCTTTCAGTGCTAATCAAACAGCTTTCTTTGAAAGCTTTGTGGAGTCCATGATAAGAATGGGAAATCTCAGCCCTCTGACGGGAACTGAAGGGGAGATCAGATTGAACTGCAGGGTAGTCAATGCAAACTTGGCTGGGCCAGATAGCATGCTTGTTAGCTCAATTTGA
- the LOC112324486 gene encoding uncharacterized protein LOC112324486 → MAKAETKMKVMVLSGECGLSASEEEEEKQRMLEMHAIDVVTTMGPGYKGPNLHVIRGYYLAKAVDEVKIYVKSYREIWKKTDVLKTARLLHQLFREVVLYVGVENIVHMMTDNAANYVVASKLLMEEFPLIFWSPCAAHCINLILQDIGKLQSVCSVVEHASGIINILAHKNELRAMVTSREWVSSAYAKYSKGKKFVESVLDSLFLEECAIIMRMSEPLVRVLRMVDGDDRPSMGYLYDDIHHAKEEMLRRFQKRKAKVKPFIDIINNRWDGQLYRNLYAVAFWLNPQFQYDANIMDKHMSIISGLLDVLEKYAHGNLPLQSKITSEMKLFRNAKHDFGRASAINNRTFMPPGI, encoded by the exons CATGCCATAGATGTTGTAACAACCATGGGTCCTGGTTATAAAGGACCAAACTTGCATGTTATTCGTGGTTATTATTTGGCAAAAGCGGTTGATGAAGTGAAGATTTATGTTAAGAGTTATCGAGAGATTTGGAAGAAGACTG ATGTCTTAAAGACTGCTAGATTGTTGCATCAGTTGTTTAGAGAGGTTGTTTTGTATGTTGGGGTAGAAAACATTGTGCATATGATGACTgataatgctgcaaattatGTTGTTGCTAGCAAGTTATTGATGGAAGAatttcctttaatattttggtCTCCTTGTGCTGCTCATTGTATCAACCTCATACTTCAGGACATTGGTAAATTGCAGTCAGTTTGTTCTGTTGTTGAGCATGCTTCTGGTATCATAAA CATTTTAGCTCATAAAAATGAGTTGAGAGCTATGGTGACATCTAGGGAATGGGTCTCATCTGCTTATGCTAAATAtagcaaaggaaaaaagtttGTTGAAAGTGTGTTAGACTCTCTGTTTTTGGAAGAATGTGCAATAATTATGCGAATGAGTGAACCTTTAGTTCGAGTTCTACGAAtggttgatggtgatgatagaCCTTCGATGGGATATTTGTATGATGATATTCatcatgcaaaagaagaaatgttAAGGAGATTTCAAAAGAGAAAGGCTAAAGTGAAACCTTTCATAGACATTATCAATAATCGGTGGGATGGACAACTATATAGAAATCTTTATGCTGTGGCATTTTGGTTGAATCCTCAATTTCAATATGATGCAAATATAATGGATAAACATATGAGCATCATTTCTGGACTTCTTGATGTTCTTGAGAAATATGCACATGGAAATCTACCATTGCAAAGTAAGATTACAAGTGAGATGAAGTTGTTTAGGAATGCTAAACATGACTTTGGTCGAGCGTCCGCAATAAATAATCGCACCTTTATGCCTCcaggtatataa